In Thioclava sp. GXIMD2076, one DNA window encodes the following:
- a CDS encoding UDP-N-acetylmuramoyl-L-alanyl-D-glutamate--2,6-diaminopimelate ligase: MPTDLPQSSLNALGLTPSSGADRQITGLSVDSRQVKAGHLFAALPGTKVHGAEFVPTALAKGAVAILTDRAGATQIHDAVAQAGAALVVAEDPRQALAYAAALFFGAQPATMIAVTGTNGKTSVATFTRQIWQVLGYEAANIGTTGVEGAYSAPSNHTTPEPITLHRLLGDMAHAGITHAAMEASSHGLAQKRLDGVVLKAAAFTNFTQDHLDYHATFEEYFAAKAGLFARVLPDDGVAVINMDDPRGADMAAIANGRGQRVIRLGHGEDCEMRLLGKRPDASGQDIRFSWEGKPQMARLPLIGEFQAMNVLTAAAMVIGCGADPLSVVQALPHLSTVRGRMQQVAVRDNGATVFVDYAHTPDAVATALKALRPHVLGKIVVIVGAGGDRDRTKRPLMGKAATEHADLVFVTDDNPRTEDPAEIRAAVMEGAGPTAIEVGDRAEAILLAVNRLEPGDALLIAGKGHETGQVIGTDIYPFDDAEQASVAVAALDGKI, from the coding sequence ATGCCGACAGATCTGCCGCAATCGAGCCTGAACGCATTGGGTCTGACCCCCAGTTCCGGTGCGGATCGCCAGATCACGGGCCTGTCGGTAGATAGCCGTCAGGTGAAGGCAGGCCATCTGTTTGCGGCCCTTCCGGGCACCAAGGTGCATGGGGCCGAATTTGTGCCCACGGCGCTTGCCAAGGGCGCTGTGGCCATCCTGACCGACCGCGCAGGCGCCACGCAGATCCACGATGCCGTGGCACAGGCCGGGGCCGCGCTGGTTGTGGCCGAAGACCCCCGACAGGCGCTGGCCTATGCGGCGGCGCTGTTCTTCGGGGCACAGCCCGCAACGATGATCGCGGTCACCGGCACCAATGGCAAAACGAGTGTGGCCACCTTCACCCGCCAGATCTGGCAGGTTCTGGGCTATGAGGCGGCTAATATCGGCACAACCGGCGTCGAGGGGGCCTATAGCGCGCCCTCCAACCACACCACGCCCGAACCCATCACCCTGCATCGGCTTCTGGGCGATATGGCGCACGCGGGGATCACCCATGCCGCGATGGAGGCATCTTCCCACGGGCTGGCGCAGAAACGGCTCGACGGGGTGGTGCTGAAAGCTGCGGCCTTCACCAATTTCACGCAGGACCATCTCGATTACCACGCGACATTCGAGGAATATTTCGCGGCCAAGGCGGGGCTCTTTGCGCGTGTGCTGCCCGATGACGGCGTGGCGGTGATCAATATGGATGACCCGCGCGGGGCCGATATGGCCGCGATCGCCAACGGTCGTGGCCAGCGGGTGATCCGTCTGGGCCATGGCGAGGACTGCGAGATGCGGCTTCTGGGCAAGCGCCCCGATGCGTCGGGTCAGGACATCCGCTTCTCGTGGGAGGGCAAGCCGCAGATGGCGCGCCTGCCGCTGATCGGGGAGTTTCAGGCGATGAATGTGCTGACGGCGGCGGCGATGGTCATCGGCTGCGGGGCTGATCCTCTGTCGGTGGTGCAGGCGTTGCCGCATCTGAGCACGGTGCGGGGCCGGATGCAGCAGGTGGCGGTGCGCGATAATGGCGCGACCGTGTTTGTGGATTACGCCCATACTCCCGATGCGGTGGCCACGGCGCTCAAGGCGCTGCGCCCGCATGTGCTGGGCAAGATCGTGGTCATCGTGGGCGCAGGCGGCGACCGTGACCGCACCAAGCGCCCGCTGATGGGCAAGGCCGCGACCGAGCATGCCGATCTGGTCTTTGTCACCGATGACAACCCGCGCACCGAGGATCCTGCCGAGATCCGCGCTGCCGTGATGGAGGGCGCAGGCCCCACCGCCATCGAGGTGGGCGACCGCGCCGAGGCGATCCTTTTGGCGGTGAACAGGCTCGAGCCGGGCGATGCGCTGCTGATCGCGGGCAAGGGCCACGAGACGGGGCAGGTGATCGGCACCGATATCTACCCCTTTGACGATGCCGAACAGGCCTCTGTGGCCGTTGCCGCACTGGATGGGAAAATCTGA